In Streptomyces sp. RFCAC02, the following proteins share a genomic window:
- a CDS encoding transglycosylase domain-containing protein, with product MSEHRRKQPPSRGRRAAAPSGRRAGPPPPPPSEGATRSEGGPGATAERPYGSRAEARRAAQRSGRRRGKPEVRKKRFIDYPRSGYTGLRRWVPSWRQVLGSALTFFLMLIGLVGVAYAMIDIPPANALAQVQSNTYYWADGSEMTVTRPSDTNITRQSLAPEEIPQDTKDAVVAVENESFWTDRGIDPIGIGRAMLNMARGGDVQSGSTITQQYVKNFYLNSDQTLSRKFRELLLSVKVSAEQSKEEILAGYINSACWGRGACGIQAASHAYFDKEPEELTISENAFLAGLLKGPYLYDPFDENGNTDEERQERATNRWLTAMQRLLDGGVVDQAEYDEIIEAGFPEVVEFQPGAGQEGQIGYLVNLANHYIISSTEETANPVTQEDLDKGGYSIWTTFDKTMMEQMEEAVQTTIENNLDPENRPEDRYVQFGGAAVEPGDGAIRAIYGGEDYLEHYLNNADSPNVQVGSTFKPFVLAAAFRDGIRDPDKGPDQGPEDRTRLSPDSVYRSENHLPIVTYDGEPAMVEDAETGEDVQWEQENFEGGDQGDITLRQATNVSANSPFVQLGMDIGTQTVAQAAVDAGVLESSLGTVNDTVPTFALGVSTPGPIRMASAYSTFAASGEQNDPYSVTRVEQGGNTVLEHEGDPEQAFSSDVADTVTDMLTGVIQEGSGMGAKDIGFPIAGKTGTTDDNRSAWFIGYSSELSTAIGMWRQADSEEDIVEGDDVQPNEFLPMYGTAGKDKINGGSLPLETWKRFMSAASNGEEEDFPEAPDDLGEVVWDDQAESPTPEITEEEEEDPTEEPTQEETQEERPTQDPTQEEPTEEPTDDQTTPSGNETCGGWVNPCSDDGGGSEGDTEGDTEGSEGTSEGDTSGEETDEGASEGADAGEGDSNTIW from the coding sequence ATGAGCGAGCACCGTCGCAAGCAGCCGCCGAGCCGCGGCCGCCGGGCCGCGGCGCCGTCCGGCCGCAGAGCCGGGCCGCCGCCCCCGCCGCCGTCCGAGGGAGCCACACGGTCGGAGGGCGGCCCCGGCGCGACGGCCGAGCGCCCGTACGGCAGCCGTGCCGAGGCGAGGCGCGCGGCGCAGCGCTCGGGCCGGCGCCGGGGCAAGCCGGAGGTCCGCAAGAAGCGGTTCATCGACTACCCGCGCTCCGGGTACACGGGGCTGCGCCGCTGGGTGCCGTCCTGGCGCCAGGTGCTCGGGTCCGCCCTGACGTTCTTCCTGATGCTCATCGGCCTCGTCGGCGTCGCCTACGCGATGATCGACATCCCGCCGGCGAACGCCCTCGCCCAGGTGCAGAGCAACACGTACTACTGGGCCGACGGCTCCGAGATGACCGTCACGCGCCCGAGCGACACGAACATCACCCGCCAGTCGCTCGCGCCCGAGGAGATCCCGCAGGACACCAAGGACGCGGTCGTCGCCGTCGAGAACGAGTCGTTCTGGACCGACCGGGGCATCGACCCGATCGGCATCGGCCGCGCGATGCTCAACATGGCGCGGGGCGGTGACGTCCAGTCGGGCTCGACGATCACCCAGCAGTACGTGAAGAACTTCTACCTCAACTCCGACCAGACGCTCTCGCGGAAGTTCAGGGAGCTGCTGCTGTCGGTGAAGGTCAGCGCCGAGCAGTCGAAGGAGGAGATCCTCGCCGGCTACATCAACAGTGCCTGCTGGGGACGGGGTGCCTGCGGTATCCAGGCCGCTTCGCACGCCTACTTCGACAAGGAGCCGGAGGAGCTGACCATCAGCGAGAACGCGTTCCTCGCCGGTCTGCTCAAGGGTCCCTACCTGTACGACCCGTTCGACGAGAACGGCAACACGGACGAGGAGCGCCAGGAGCGGGCCACGAACCGCTGGCTCACCGCGATGCAGCGGCTTCTCGACGGCGGCGTGGTCGATCAGGCCGAGTACGACGAGATCATCGAGGCCGGCTTCCCCGAAGTGGTCGAGTTCCAGCCGGGCGCGGGCCAGGAGGGCCAGATCGGCTACCTGGTCAATCTCGCGAACCACTACATCATCTCCAGCACCGAGGAGACCGCGAACCCGGTCACCCAGGAGGACCTGGACAAGGGCGGCTACTCGATCTGGACCACCTTCGACAAGACGATGATGGAGCAGATGGAGGAGGCGGTGCAGACGACGATCGAGAACAACCTCGATCCGGAGAACCGCCCCGAGGACCGCTACGTCCAGTTCGGCGGCGCGGCCGTCGAACCGGGTGACGGCGCGATCCGTGCCATCTACGGCGGCGAGGACTACCTCGAGCACTACCTCAACAACGCCGACAGTCCGAACGTCCAGGTCGGTTCGACGTTCAAGCCGTTCGTCCTGGCGGCGGCCTTCCGGGACGGCATCCGAGATCCCGACAAGGGACCGGACCAAGGCCCCGAGGACAGAACGAGACTCTCGCCCGACAGCGTCTACCGCAGCGAGAACCACCTCCCCATCGTGACGTACGACGGGGAGCCCGCCATGGTCGAGGACGCGGAGACCGGCGAGGACGTGCAGTGGGAGCAGGAGAACTTCGAGGGCGGTGACCAGGGCGACATCACCCTGCGACAGGCCACGAACGTCTCGGCGAACAGCCCCTTCGTCCAGCTCGGCATGGACATCGGCACCCAGACCGTGGCCCAGGCGGCCGTGGACGCCGGCGTCCTCGAATCCAGCCTCGGCACGGTCAACGACACGGTGCCCACCTTCGCGCTCGGTGTGTCGACGCCGGGTCCGATCCGTATGGCCAGTGCCTACAGCACCTTCGCCGCGAGCGGTGAGCAGAACGACCCGTACTCCGTGACCAGGGTCGAGCAGGGCGGCAACACCGTTCTCGAGCACGAGGGGGACCCGGAGCAGGCGTTCAGCTCGGATGTCGCGGACACGGTCACCGACATGCTCACCGGTGTGATCCAGGAGGGCAGTGGTATGGGGGCCAAGGACATCGGGTTCCCCATCGCCGGCAAGACCGGTACCACGGACGACAACCGCAGCGCCTGGTTCATCGGCTACAGCTCGGAGCTGTCCACCGCCATCGGCATGTGGCGGCAGGCCGACTCCGAGGAGGACATCGTCGAGGGCGACGATGTGCAGCCCAACGAGTTCCTCCCCATGTACGGCACGGCCGGCAAGGACAAGATCAACGGTGGTTCCCTCCCGCTGGAGACGTGGAAGCGGTTCATGAGCGCCGCCTCCAACGGCGAGGAGGAGGACTTCCCCGAGGCGCCGGACGACCTCGGCGAGGTCGTCTGGGACGACCAGGCGGAGAGCCCGACTCCGGAGATCACGGAGGAGGAAGAGGAGGACCCGACGGAGGAGCCGACGCAGGAGGAGACCCAGGAGGAGCGGCCGACGCAGGATCCCACGCAGGAGGAGCCGACCGAGGAACCGACGGACGACCAGACCACACCGTCGGGGAACGAGACGTGTGGCGGCTGGGTCAACCCCTGTTCCGATGACGGCGGTGGATCCGAAGGGGACACCGAGGGCGATACCGAGGGATCAGAAGGCACATCCGAGGGGGACACCTCCGGCGAGGAGACGGACGAGGGCGCCAGCGAAGGCGCCGACGCGGGCGAGGGGGACAGCAACACGATCTGGTAG
- a CDS encoding PadR family transcriptional regulator, which translates to MSRRSGILEFAVLGLLRESPMHGYELRKRLNTSLGVFRAFSYGSLYPCLKALVQQGWLAEESGRHPDDPRAAVPLSNRRAKIVYRLTAEGKERFEELLDQTGPDAWEDEHFGVRFAFFGQTSRDVRMRVLEGRRSRLEERLAKMRASMARTREKLDAYTLELQRHGMESVEREVRWLNELIESEREGRDQRERRDDRDGGRRRDRPPSDDTTT; encoded by the coding sequence GTGAGCCGGCGGTCAGGGATTCTGGAGTTCGCCGTCCTCGGTCTCCTGCGCGAGTCCCCGATGCACGGATACGAGCTGAGGAAACGGCTCAACACCTCGCTCGGCGTCTTCCGCGCGTTCAGCTACGGTTCCCTCTATCCGTGCCTGAAGGCCCTCGTGCAGCAGGGCTGGCTGGCCGAGGAGAGCGGCCGCCACCCGGACGACCCCCGCGCGGCCGTCCCGCTGTCCAACCGCCGCGCCAAGATCGTCTACCGCCTCACCGCCGAGGGGAAGGAACGGTTCGAGGAACTGCTCGACCAGACCGGCCCCGACGCGTGGGAGGACGAGCACTTCGGCGTCCGCTTCGCGTTCTTCGGCCAGACGTCCCGGGACGTGCGCATGCGCGTCCTGGAGGGACGCCGCAGCCGGCTGGAGGAGCGTCTCGCCAAGATGCGCGCCTCCATGGCCCGCACCCGGGAGAAGCTCGACGCCTACACCCTCGAACTGCAGCGCCACGGCATGGAGTCCGTGGAGCGCGAGGTCCGCTGGCTCAACGAACTGATCGAGAGCGAGCGGGAAGGGCGCGACCAGCGCGAGCGACGTGACGACCGTGACGGTGGGCGTCGGCGCGACCGGCCGCCGTCCGACGACACCACCACATAA
- a CDS encoding inositol-3-phosphate synthase, with the protein MGSVRVAIAGVGNCAASLVQGVEYYKDASPDSRVPGLMHVQFGEYHVSDIEFVAAFDVDAKKVGIDLADAIGASENNTIKICDVPPSGVTVQRGETHDGLGKYYRETIVESDEDPVDVVQVLKDTKADVLVCYMPVGSESAAKFYAQCAIDAKVAFVNALPVFIAGTKEWADKFTEAGVPIVGDDIKSQVGATITHRVMAKLFEDRGVILDRTMQLNVGGNMDFKNMLERDRLESKKISKTQAVTSQIPDRDLGEKNVHIGPSDYVAWLDDRKWAYVRLEGRAFGDVPLNLEYKLEVWDSPNSAGVIIDALRAAKIAKDRGIGGPILSASSYFMKSPPVQYFDDVARESVEQFIRGEVER; encoded by the coding sequence ATGGGTTCGGTTCGCGTAGCCATCGCCGGCGTGGGCAACTGCGCCGCATCGCTGGTACAGGGCGTCGAGTACTACAAGGACGCCTCCCCGGACAGCCGGGTCCCGGGTCTGATGCACGTCCAGTTCGGCGAATACCACGTCTCGGACATCGAGTTCGTCGCGGCCTTCGACGTCGACGCCAAGAAGGTCGGCATCGACCTCGCCGACGCCATCGGCGCCAGCGAGAACAACACCATCAAGATCTGCGACGTGCCCCCGAGCGGCGTGACCGTGCAGCGCGGCGAGACCCACGACGGTCTCGGCAAGTACTACCGCGAGACCATCGTCGAGTCCGACGAGGACCCCGTCGACGTCGTCCAGGTCCTGAAGGACACGAAGGCCGACGTCCTCGTGTGCTACATGCCGGTCGGCTCCGAGAGCGCCGCCAAGTTCTACGCCCAGTGCGCCATCGACGCCAAGGTCGCCTTCGTCAACGCCCTGCCGGTCTTCATCGCCGGTACCAAGGAGTGGGCGGACAAGTTCACCGAGGCCGGTGTCCCGATCGTCGGCGACGACATCAAGTCGCAGGTCGGCGCCACCATCACCCACCGTGTGATGGCGAAGCTCTTCGAGGACCGCGGCGTCATCCTCGACCGCACGATGCAGCTGAACGTCGGCGGCAACATGGACTTCAAGAACATGCTGGAGCGCGACCGGCTGGAGTCCAAGAAGATCTCCAAGACGCAGGCCGTCACCTCCCAGATCCCCGACCGGGACCTCGGCGAGAAGAACGTGCACATCGGCCCGTCCGACTACGTCGCCTGGCTCGACGACCGCAAGTGGGCGTACGTCCGCCTGGAGGGCCGCGCCTTCGGTGACGTCCCGCTGAACCTGGAGTACAAGCTCGAGGTCTGGGACTCCCCGAACTCGGCCGGCGTCATCATCGACGCGCTGCGCGCCGCGAAGATCGCCAAGGACCGCGGCATCGGCGGCCCGATCCTGTCGGCGTCCTCCTACTTCATGAAGTCCCCGCCGGTCCAGTACTTCGACGACGTGGCCCGCGAGAGCGTCGAGCAGTTCATCCGCGGCGAGGTCGAGCGCTGA
- a CDS encoding alanine racemase: MALTLYVDTDRWRAHQRSVLADFPDLIPVCKGNGYGFGHDRLAEEVDLLGTGIIAVGTTFEAAAMKDRFSGDILVLTPYRRSEEPVPLPDRVIRSASSVDGVYGLVGSRVVVEVMSSMKRHGVTPRDLGKLQAALDDVRLEGFAIHLPLDRTDGSDAVEEVIGWMDRLRAARLPLDTMFVSHLTSQELARLRQQFPQTRFRARIGTRLWLGDHGATEYRGAVLDVTPVAKGDRFGYRQQKAPGDGWLAVVAGGTSHGVGLEAPKALQTITSRAKGMARAGLATVNRNLSPFVWDGKQRWFAEPPHMQVSILFVPAEAQGPKVGDELKAILRHTTTTVDRVVNR, encoded by the coding sequence ATGGCGCTCACCCTCTACGTCGACACCGACCGCTGGCGGGCGCACCAGCGGTCGGTGCTGGCTGACTTCCCCGACCTGATCCCGGTCTGCAAGGGGAACGGTTACGGTTTCGGCCATGACCGCCTGGCCGAGGAGGTGGACCTCCTCGGCACCGGCATCATCGCCGTCGGCACCACCTTCGAGGCCGCGGCCATGAAGGACCGCTTCAGCGGCGACATCCTCGTGCTCACGCCCTACCGGCGCTCCGAGGAGCCGGTGCCGCTGCCCGACCGCGTGATCAGGTCGGCGTCGTCCGTCGACGGCGTGTACGGCCTGGTCGGCTCGCGGGTCGTGGTCGAGGTGATGAGCTCGATGAAACGGCACGGCGTGACACCGCGCGACCTGGGGAAACTCCAGGCGGCGCTGGACGACGTCCGGCTTGAGGGCTTCGCCATCCACCTGCCGCTCGACCGCACCGACGGGTCGGACGCCGTCGAGGAGGTCATCGGCTGGATGGACCGTCTGCGGGCGGCCCGGCTGCCGCTGGACACGATGTTCGTGAGCCACCTGACGTCGCAGGAGCTGGCGCGGCTGCGTCAGCAGTTCCCGCAGACCCGGTTCCGGGCCCGCATCGGGACCCGGCTGTGGCTCGGCGACCACGGGGCGACCGAGTACCGGGGCGCGGTCCTGGACGTGACGCCGGTGGCGAAGGGCGACCGGTTCGGGTACCGGCAGCAGAAGGCGCCGGGGGACGGCTGGCTCGCCGTCGTGGCCGGCGGCACGTCGCACGGGGTCGGTCTGGAGGCGCCGAAGGCCCTGCAGACGATCACGTCGCGCGCCAAGGGCATGGCCCGCGCCGGTCTCGCCACGGTGAACCGCAACCTGTCCCCGTTCGTCTGGGACGGGAAGCAGCGCTGGTTCGCCGAGCCGCCGCACATGCAGGTCTCGATCCTCTTCGTCCCCGCGGAGGCGCAGGGGCCGAAGGTCGGGGACGAGCTGAAGGCGATCCTGCGGCACACGACCACGACCGTCGACCGGGTCGTCAACCGCTGA
- a CDS encoding peptidoglycan bridge formation glycyltransferase FemA/FemB family protein — protein MSLTLRTISREEHLAYIDSLPSASHMQVPAWGDVKSAWRSESLGWFDRVGQMVGAGLVLYRQVPRVKRYLAYLPEGPVIDWFAPNLEEWLKPMLAHLKQQGAFSVKMGPPVVIRRWDAAAVKAGIQNPDVKRLKDVQATFIEPRAFEVSDRLRRMGWQQDEDEGAGFGDVQPRYVFQIPLRGRSLEEVHAGFNQLWRRNIKKADKAGVEVVRGGYEHLPIWQHLYEITAERDHFRPRPLSYFQQMWQALNRENPDRMRLYIAQHEGEPVAAATMLIVGGHVWYSYGASANHKREVRPSNAMQWRMLQDAYALGAHVYDLRGIGDALEDSDHLFGLIQFKVGTGGEAAEYLGEWDFPLNKLLHKAFDMYMSRR, from the coding sequence ATGAGCCTGACCCTGAGGACCATCAGCCGCGAGGAGCACCTGGCGTACATCGACTCACTGCCGTCGGCCAGCCACATGCAGGTCCCGGCGTGGGGCGACGTGAAGTCCGCCTGGCGCTCGGAGTCGCTCGGCTGGTTCGACCGGGTGGGGCAGATGGTCGGCGCCGGCCTGGTGCTGTACCGCCAGGTGCCGCGGGTGAAGCGGTATCTGGCGTACCTGCCCGAGGGACCGGTGATCGACTGGTTCGCGCCGAATCTCGAGGAGTGGCTGAAACCGATGCTCGCGCACCTCAAGCAGCAGGGCGCGTTCTCGGTCAAGATGGGGCCGCCCGTCGTGATCCGGCGCTGGGACGCCGCGGCCGTCAAGGCCGGCATCCAGAACCCCGACGTCAAGCGCCTGAAGGACGTCCAGGCCACGTTCATCGAGCCGCGTGCCTTCGAGGTGTCCGACCGGCTGCGCCGCATGGGGTGGCAGCAGGACGAGGACGAGGGGGCCGGCTTCGGCGACGTGCAGCCCCGGTACGTCTTCCAGATCCCGCTGCGCGGCCGGTCGCTCGAAGAGGTCCACGCCGGCTTCAACCAGCTGTGGCGCCGCAACATCAAGAAGGCCGACAAGGCGGGCGTCGAGGTCGTGCGCGGCGGCTACGAACACCTGCCCATCTGGCAGCACCTGTACGAGATCACCGCGGAGCGCGACCACTTCAGGCCCCGCCCGCTCAGCTACTTCCAGCAGATGTGGCAGGCCCTGAACCGCGAGAACCCCGACCGCATGCGCCTCTACATCGCGCAGCACGAGGGTGAGCCGGTGGCCGCCGCCACGATGCTCATCGTGGGCGGACACGTCTGGTACTCGTACGGCGCATCGGCCAATCACAAGCGCGAGGTCCGCCCGTCGAACGCCATGCAGTGGCGGATGCTGCAGGACGCGTACGCCCTCGGCGCCCACGTCTACGACCTGCGCGGCATCGGCGACGCGCTGGAGGACTCGGATCACCTCTTCGGCCTGATCCAGTTCAAGGTCGGCACGGGCGGCGAGGCCGCGGAGTACCTCGGTGAGTGGGACTTCCCGCTGAACAAGCTGCTGCACAAGGCGTTCGACATGTATATGTCGCGTCGCTGA
- the rpsF gene encoding 30S ribosomal protein S6 — MRHYEVMVILDPDLEERAVSPLIESFLSVVREGNGKVEKVDTWGRRRLSYEINKKPEGIYSVIDLQAEPALVKELDRQLNLNESVMRTKVLRPATH, encoded by the coding sequence ATGCGTCACTACGAGGTGATGGTGATCCTCGACCCCGATCTGGAGGAGCGCGCTGTCTCCCCCCTGATCGAGAGTTTCCTGTCCGTCGTCCGTGAGGGCAACGGCAAGGTCGAGAAGGTCGACACCTGGGGCCGTCGCCGGCTCTCCTACGAGATCAACAAGAAGCCCGAGGGCATCTACTCCGTCATCGACCTCCAGGCCGAGCCGGCTCTCGTCAAGGAGCTCGACCGCCAGCTCAACCTGAACGAGTCGGTCATGCGGACGAAGGTCCTCCGCCCCGCCACCCACTGA
- a CDS encoding single-stranded DNA-binding protein: MAGETVITVVGNLVDDPELRFTPSGAAVAKFRVASTPRMFDRQTSEWKDGESLFLTCSVWRQAAENVAESLTKGTRVIVQGRLKQRSYEDREGVKRTVFELEVDEVGASLRSATAKVTRASGRGGQGGGGGWGGPEGGGQPGGQGGRGGGQGAPAGDPWATGAPAGGQGGGGGGWGGGGGGYSDEPPF; encoded by the coding sequence ATGGCAGGCGAGACCGTCATCACGGTCGTCGGCAACCTGGTCGACGACCCCGAGCTGCGCTTCACCCCATCCGGTGCGGCGGTCGCGAAGTTCCGTGTCGCGTCCACCCCGCGCATGTTCGACCGGCAGACCAGCGAGTGGAAGGACGGCGAGAGCCTCTTCCTCACCTGCTCGGTGTGGCGGCAGGCCGCGGAGAACGTCGCCGAGTCCCTCACCAAGGGGACGCGTGTCATCGTGCAGGGCCGCCTCAAGCAGCGGTCGTACGAGGACCGGGAGGGCGTCAAGCGCACGGTCTTCGAGCTGGAGGTGGACGAGGTCGGCGCCAGCCTGCGCAGCGCCACGGCCAAGGTCACCCGTGCCAGCGGGCGCGGCGGCCAGGGCGGTGGCGGCGGCTGGGGCGGCCCCGAGGGCGGCGGTCAGCCCGGCGGCCAGGGCGGCCGCGGTGGCGGTCAGGGCGCGCCCGCGGGCGACCCCTGGGCCACGGGCGCGCCGGCCGGCGGCCAGGGCGGCGGCGGTGGCGGCTGGGGCGGCGGTGGCGGTGGCTACTCGGACGAGCCCCCGTTCTGA
- the rpsR gene encoding 30S ribosomal protein S18: MAKPPARKPKKKVCVFCKEKISYVDYKDTNLLRKFISDRGKIRARRVTGNCTQHQRDVATAVKNSREMALLPYTSTAR; encoded by the coding sequence ATGGCGAAGCCGCCTGCGCGCAAGCCCAAGAAGAAGGTTTGCGTCTTCTGCAAGGAGAAGATCTCCTACGTCGACTACAAGGACACGAACCTGCTGCGGAAGTTCATTTCCGACCGCGGCAAGATCCGTGCCCGCCGGGTCACCGGCAACTGCACCCAGCACCAGCGCGACGTCGCCACGGCCGTGAAGAACAGCCGTGAGATGGCGCTGCTGCCCTACACCTCGACCGCGCGATAA
- the rplI gene encoding 50S ribosomal protein L9: MKIILTNEVSGLGAPGDVVEVKDGYARNYLLPRGVAIRWTRGGEKDVEQIRRGRKIREIASIEQANEVKTQLEGVTVRLKVRAGTGGRLFGSVTPADIATAVKSAGGPDVDKRRIELTTPIKSLGTHRISVRLHPEVVANVGLQVDAAK, translated from the coding sequence ATGAAGATCATCCTGACCAACGAGGTCTCCGGCCTCGGCGCGCCCGGCGATGTCGTCGAGGTGAAGGACGGGTACGCCCGCAACTACCTGCTGCCCCGCGGTGTCGCCATCCGGTGGACCCGCGGTGGTGAGAAGGACGTCGAGCAGATCCGCCGCGGTCGCAAGATCCGCGAGATCGCCTCGATCGAGCAGGCCAACGAGGTGAAGACCCAGCTCGAGGGCGTCACGGTCCGGCTGAAGGTCCGTGCCGGCACGGGCGGCCGGCTGTTCGGCTCGGTCACGCCGGCCGACATCGCCACCGCCGTGAAGAGCGCGGGCGGCCCCGATGTGGACAAGCGCCGCATCGAGCTGACCACGCCGATCAAGAGCCTCGGCACGCACCGGATCTCCGTCCGGCTGCACCCCGAGGTCGTCGCGAACGTCGGCCTCCAGGTGGACGCCGCGAAGTGA
- a CDS encoding MATE family efflux transporter, which translates to MPATVPGARRHDREILALALPAFGALVAEPLFLMADSAMVGHLGTPQLAGLGVAAALLGTVVNVFVFLAYATTAAVARSVGAGDLATAIRRGMDGVWLALLLGTVLFTVVLATAPALVDLFGASATAAPHATTYLRVSAAGIPPMLMVLAATGILRGLQDTRTPLRVAVAGFAANLLLNALFIYGLGLGVAGSAWGTVAAQFGMAAAYLRVVVRGARRHGADLRPSAAGLLGNARAGAPLLIRTLSLRAVLLITTAVAARFGDAEIAAHQIALTVWTLLAFALDAIAIAGQAIIGRYLGAGDAPGARSACARMVRWGVVSGLVLGLLTAAAAPVLLHLFTGDEDVRGHLLPVLLVAAVCQPVAGVVFVLDGVLMGAGDGLYLAGAMLVTLAVFAPVALLVPVLGGGITALWWVFGGLMMATRLVTLALRARTGRWVVTGAARA; encoded by the coding sequence ATGCCAGCCACCGTCCCGGGCGCACGCCGCCACGACCGGGAGATCCTCGCCCTCGCGCTCCCCGCGTTCGGCGCACTCGTCGCCGAGCCGCTGTTCCTCATGGCCGACAGCGCCATGGTCGGACACCTCGGCACCCCGCAGCTCGCCGGCCTCGGCGTGGCCGCCGCCCTGCTCGGCACGGTCGTCAACGTGTTCGTCTTCCTCGCCTACGCCACCACCGCCGCCGTCGCCCGCAGCGTCGGCGCCGGCGACCTGGCCACCGCGATCCGGCGCGGCATGGACGGCGTCTGGCTGGCCCTCCTCCTCGGCACCGTCCTGTTCACCGTGGTGCTCGCCACCGCGCCCGCCCTCGTGGACCTCTTCGGCGCATCGGCCACCGCCGCCCCCCACGCCACGACCTACCTGCGCGTGAGCGCCGCCGGCATCCCGCCCATGCTCATGGTTCTGGCCGCCACCGGCATTCTGCGCGGCCTCCAGGACACCCGCACCCCGCTGCGTGTCGCCGTCGCCGGCTTCGCCGCCAACCTCCTGCTCAACGCGCTCTTCATCTACGGCCTCGGCCTCGGCGTCGCGGGGTCCGCCTGGGGCACGGTCGCCGCCCAGTTCGGCATGGCCGCCGCCTACCTGCGCGTGGTCGTCCGCGGCGCCCGCCGGCACGGCGCCGACCTCCGCCCGAGCGCCGCCGGTCTCCTCGGCAACGCCCGCGCCGGAGCGCCGCTCCTCATCCGCACACTGTCACTGCGCGCCGTCCTGCTCATCACCACCGCCGTGGCCGCCCGCTTCGGCGACGCCGAGATCGCCGCCCACCAGATCGCGCTCACCGTGTGGACGCTCCTCGCGTTCGCCCTCGACGCCATCGCCATCGCCGGCCAGGCGATCATCGGCCGCTACCTCGGCGCCGGCGACGCCCCCGGAGCGCGCTCGGCCTGCGCCCGCATGGTGCGCTGGGGCGTCGTCTCGGGACTGGTCCTTGGCCTGCTCACGGCCGCCGCCGCACCGGTGCTGCTGCACCTGTTCACCGGGGACGAGGACGTACGCGGCCACCTGCTGCCCGTGCTGCTCGTGGCCGCCGTCTGCCAGCCGGTCGCGGGCGTGGTGTTCGTGCTGGACGGGGTCCTCATGGGCGCCGGGGACGGCCTCTACCTGGCGGGCGCCATGCTGGTGACCCTCGCCGTCTTCGCCCCGGTGGCACTCCTCGTGCCCGTGCTCGGCGGCGGCATCACCGCGCTGTGGTGGGTCTTCGGCGGCCTGATGATGGCCACGCGGCTCGTCACCCTCGCGCTCCGCGCGCGAACGGGCCGCTGGGTGGTCACCGGAGCGGCCCGCGCCTGA